From the Priestia koreensis genome, one window contains:
- a CDS encoding FAD-dependent oxidoreductase encodes MSSSFLKGLTGEVVTINDPSYESSRQEWNRAIKKYPLVIVYCERKQDVVNAICWAQRRRVGIRIRSGGHHYEGYSTGDLVLVIDISRLNALKLDKKRHLLTMEAGAKNTEVYHFVGSKGYVFPGGTCPTVGVSGFTLGGGWGLSSRRYGLGCDNLLEIELINYEGRIIKTNRYCHPDLFWACCGAGGGNFGVVVSMTFQLPKLRTKPITLVRFFYVGTTKKKQEKVMDIWQKWLPTLDRRMTLVTSFYNAEGEGLGIFANGFFYGSPNRARKLLEPFMKVEGFRLELEELPFLDAVKKIEETYPPSEKFKSTGRFVQRRYSKQELQAITELIQQPAKGSVYAAISFYALGGAIKEVGSTDTAFYYRNARYILGCQSVWVKNSVASANQKWVRERFEYIKSITEGSYVNFPISNLQNYEREYFGENAERLERINRRYDPYNAFRFPQGLN; translated from the coding sequence ATGAGCTCATCCTTTTTAAAGGGTTTAACAGGTGAAGTAGTCACGATAAACGATCCTAGCTACGAATCCTCTCGTCAGGAATGGAATCGAGCTATTAAAAAGTACCCGTTAGTAATTGTGTACTGTGAACGAAAACAGGATGTTGTGAATGCGATTTGTTGGGCGCAAAGACGTCGTGTAGGCATTCGTATCCGTTCAGGAGGCCACCATTACGAAGGATATTCGACAGGAGATCTTGTGCTGGTGATTGATATTAGTCGATTAAATGCACTAAAACTGGACAAGAAGCGCCACCTCTTAACAATGGAGGCGGGAGCTAAAAATACAGAAGTATATCACTTCGTTGGTTCAAAAGGCTATGTGTTTCCAGGAGGAACGTGCCCGACGGTTGGTGTGTCAGGCTTCACGCTTGGAGGAGGCTGGGGACTTTCTAGCAGACGCTATGGTTTGGGGTGCGACAACTTGCTAGAAATTGAACTAATCAACTATGAAGGCCGCATCATCAAGACCAATCGGTACTGTCATCCAGATCTTTTCTGGGCTTGCTGCGGTGCTGGTGGCGGAAACTTTGGTGTAGTCGTAAGCATGACCTTTCAGCTTCCAAAACTGCGAACAAAACCGATCACCCTCGTTCGATTCTTCTATGTCGGAACAACGAAGAAAAAGCAAGAGAAGGTAATGGACATATGGCAAAAGTGGTTGCCTACATTGGACAGACGTATGACGCTCGTCACAAGCTTTTATAATGCAGAGGGAGAAGGATTGGGCATTTTTGCTAACGGCTTCTTTTATGGTTCACCAAATAGAGCGAGGAAGCTTTTAGAGCCTTTTATGAAAGTAGAAGGTTTTCGACTCGAATTAGAAGAGCTTCCTTTTCTTGATGCTGTTAAAAAGATTGAGGAAACCTATCCACCGTCTGAAAAATTTAAATCCACCGGACGATTTGTGCAACGACGTTATTCCAAACAAGAACTTCAAGCAATTACAGAGCTCATCCAACAACCTGCCAAAGGATCTGTATATGCTGCGATTTCCTTTTACGCTCTTGGAGGAGCAATAAAGGAAGTTGGAAGCACCGACACAGCCTTTTATTATAGAAACGCTCGGTATATCCTAGGATGTCAGTCAGTTTGGGTCAAAAATAGCGTTGCCTCAGCCAATCAAAAGTGGGTACGAGAACGCTTTGAATACATTAAAAGCATTACAGAAGGTTCCTATGTTAATTTCCCCATCAGCAACCTTCAAAATTATGAGCGTGAATACTTTGGAGAGAATGCTGAACGATTAGAACGGATAAACCGTAGATACGATCCGTATAATGCATTCCGTTTTCCTCAAGGTCTAAATTAA
- a CDS encoding GNAT family N-acetyltransferase encodes MITIQQIHKENHPQGKKVHYKYTSDQYYEVKVEKIGNGWCFSMQEERFSVPFVKELEEDIFQPHKEGSEFYIALFEGREAAVMVIQEMEWNHTLLIHDLYVKSSFKRLGIGQSLIQFAKQRAITLGVRSIILETQTSNYPAIQFYIRNGFEPVGLNTISYSNTDIQNREVRIEMGYVLKECDIE; translated from the coding sequence ATGATTACAATCCAACAAATTCATAAAGAAAATCATCCTCAAGGAAAGAAAGTTCATTATAAGTATACATCAGATCAGTACTATGAAGTGAAGGTTGAAAAAATAGGAAACGGATGGTGTTTTTCGATGCAGGAAGAAAGATTTTCTGTCCCTTTCGTAAAAGAGCTAGAAGAAGACATTTTTCAACCTCATAAAGAAGGTTCAGAGTTCTACATCGCTCTTTTTGAAGGCAGGGAAGCAGCTGTTATGGTTATTCAAGAAATGGAATGGAATCATACATTGTTAATCCATGATTTATATGTAAAGTCTTCGTTTAAAAGGCTCGGAATCGGTCAAAGCCTGATCCAATTCGCAAAGCAGCGAGCTATTACGCTAGGGGTGAGGTCGATCATATTGGAAACTCAAACTTCTAATTATCCTGCGATTCAATTTTACATAAGGAATGGATTTGAACCAGTCGGTTTGAACACCATTTCTTATTCCAATACCGACATACAAAATAGGGAAGTTCGGATTGAGATGGGGTATGTGCTAAAAGAGTGTGACATTGAATAA
- a CDS encoding tRNA dihydrouridine synthase, with the protein MKDNFWHELPRPFFILAPMEAVTDVVFRHVVSKAARPDVFFTEFTNTESYCHPKGRNSVRGRLTFTEDEQPMVAHIWGDKPEYFREMSIGMAEMGFRGIDINMGCPVQNVAANGRGSGLIRRPDVAAEIIQAAKAGGLPVSVKTRLGYTEVEEWHAWLRHILEQDIANLSIHLRTRKEMSNVDAHWELIPEIKKLRDEIAPQTLLTINGDIPDREKGLELAEKYGVDGIMIGRGIFHNPFAFEKEKKEHGSQELLDLLRLQLDLHDKYSNELEPRQFKPLRRFFKIYVRGFRGAGELRNLLMETNSTDEVRTLLDEFTEKYGVKEEEGFSVS; encoded by the coding sequence ATGAAAGATAATTTTTGGCATGAGTTGCCTCGGCCGTTCTTTATTCTGGCACCGATGGAAGCCGTGACCGATGTGGTTTTTCGTCATGTCGTGAGTAAAGCAGCGAGACCTGACGTATTCTTCACAGAATTTACGAATACAGAAAGCTATTGTCATCCAAAAGGACGAAATAGCGTACGTGGACGCTTAACGTTCACAGAAGATGAACAACCAATGGTTGCGCATATTTGGGGAGACAAGCCCGAATACTTCCGTGAGATGAGCATTGGGATGGCAGAGATGGGATTCCGCGGAATTGACATTAACATGGGTTGCCCCGTACAGAACGTTGCGGCAAATGGTAGAGGTTCTGGACTAATCCGTCGCCCTGATGTGGCTGCTGAAATCATTCAAGCTGCTAAAGCAGGCGGTCTTCCTGTAAGTGTGAAAACTCGCCTTGGGTATACAGAAGTAGAAGAATGGCATGCATGGTTACGACATATTTTAGAACAGGATATTGCGAACCTTTCCATCCATCTTCGCACACGTAAAGAAATGAGTAACGTTGATGCTCACTGGGAGCTTATTCCTGAGATTAAGAAGCTTCGTGATGAAATTGCTCCTCAGACGCTTCTGACGATTAATGGAGATATTCCTGACCGTGAGAAAGGCCTTGAGCTAGCAGAGAAATACGGAGTAGATGGGATTATGATTGGACGCGGCATCTTCCACAATCCGTTTGCATTTGAAAAAGAGAAGAAAGAGCACGGTAGCCAAGAACTTCTAGATCTTCTAAGACTACAGCTTGATCTTCACGATAAATACTCAAACGAATTAGAGCCTCGTCAATTTAAACCACTGCGCCGCTTCTTTAAAATTTACGTTCGTGGATTCCGCGGAGCTGGTGAACTAAGAAACCTTCTGATGGAAACGAACTCCACAGATGAAGTTCGTACACTTTTAGACGAATTTACCGAGAAATATGGCGTAAAAGAAGAAGAAGGATTTTCCGTTTCATAA
- a CDS encoding NAD(P)/FAD-dependent oxidoreductase yields MHQQDLFDVTVIGGGPAGLYSTFYSGLREMKTKLIEYQPQLGGKIHVYPEKMIWDVGGVTPISGAKLMENLVKQGLTFDPTVVLNEKIESISRNQDGTFLLRAASGQKHYTKTVVIAVGSGILNPKKLEIEGAERFEVTNIHYTITSLMKFKDKTVIISGGGNTAIDWANELEAVAKKVYITYRKENLSGHEAQVTRLVNSSIHCLPQTSITKLIACENHEEIKKVELTDQQTGAITYLDIDDVIINHGYEQDTSLLQNSELQIKMENDYYIAGNSNSESSIEGIYAAGDILSYEGKLHLIAGCFQDAASAINKAKQYIQPTAQKFAMVSSHNEVFKKRNRALIKEMIAGQS; encoded by the coding sequence ATGCACCAACAGGACTTATTTGATGTGACGGTTATTGGTGGAGGGCCAGCAGGGCTATATTCTACTTTTTATAGCGGATTAAGAGAGATGAAGACAAAGTTAATCGAATATCAGCCCCAACTTGGTGGGAAAATTCACGTTTACCCAGAAAAAATGATTTGGGATGTTGGAGGAGTAACGCCTATTTCAGGCGCAAAGCTAATGGAGAATCTAGTCAAGCAAGGCTTGACCTTTGATCCGACAGTTGTGCTAAATGAGAAAATAGAGTCAATATCCCGTAATCAAGACGGAACTTTCTTGTTACGAGCAGCATCTGGTCAAAAACATTATACGAAAACAGTGGTTATTGCTGTGGGAAGTGGCATTTTAAATCCTAAGAAGCTTGAAATTGAAGGAGCTGAGCGATTTGAGGTCACGAACATTCATTATACAATTACGTCACTTATGAAATTTAAGGATAAAACTGTGATTATTTCAGGCGGTGGAAACACGGCTATTGACTGGGCAAATGAGCTAGAGGCGGTTGCCAAAAAAGTGTACATTACTTATCGAAAAGAAAATCTATCTGGTCATGAGGCACAGGTCACAAGGTTAGTAAATAGCTCAATCCATTGTCTCCCACAAACAAGCATTACAAAGCTCATTGCCTGCGAGAATCACGAAGAAATTAAAAAAGTTGAGCTGACGGATCAACAAACAGGTGCGATTACTTATCTTGATATTGACGATGTGATTATTAATCACGGCTACGAACAAGATACAAGCTTGCTTCAAAATAGTGAATTACAGATAAAGATGGAAAATGATTATTACATTGCCGGTAATTCTAATAGTGAATCCTCTATCGAAGGTATTTATGCAGCTGGTGACATTCTCAGTTATGAAGGCAAATTACACTTAATTGCCGGGTGCTTTCAAGATGCTGCCAGCGCCATCAATAAAGCAAAGCAATATATTCAACCAACGGCTCAAAAATTTGCGATGGTATCGTCGCATAATGAAGTTTTTAAAAAGAGAAACCGAGCATTAATTAAAGAAATGATAGCGGGACAATCCTAA
- a CDS encoding ABC transporter ATP-binding protein has protein sequence MLRLLTNDLSVGYGERLIVNNLSVTIPDKKITTIIGSNGCGKSTLLKAITRIIPHQSGSVLLDGKDIAKEQTKALAKKIAILPQTPEGAAGLTVGELISYGRFPHQTGLGRLTKKDYEVIDWALEVTGTSDYKYRPIDALSGGQRQRVWIAMALAQETEIIFLDEPTTYLDMAHQLEVLELLQTLNKEQNRTIIMVLHDLNQAARFADYIIALKDGEVAKAGTCEEIIVPEVLRDVFQIDAVIGRDPRTDKPMCVTYNLLRGENNDEETISPTLSTAHSYC, from the coding sequence ATGCTTCGCCTGTTAACGAATGACTTGAGTGTTGGCTATGGAGAACGTTTAATTGTTAACAATCTTAGTGTAACGATTCCAGATAAAAAAATCACAACCATCATTGGATCCAATGGTTGCGGAAAATCAACCTTATTAAAGGCTATTACGCGCATTATTCCACATCAATCAGGCTCAGTACTTTTAGATGGAAAAGACATTGCTAAAGAACAGACAAAAGCTTTGGCGAAGAAAATTGCCATTCTCCCACAAACTCCTGAAGGTGCTGCTGGGTTAACAGTCGGTGAATTAATATCATATGGACGTTTTCCGCATCAGACTGGGTTAGGTCGGTTGACGAAGAAAGATTACGAAGTTATTGATTGGGCGCTAGAAGTCACTGGTACCTCAGACTATAAATATCGTCCAATCGATGCCCTGTCAGGAGGTCAACGTCAACGTGTCTGGATTGCGATGGCTCTTGCCCAAGAAACAGAGATTATTTTTCTTGATGAACCAACAACGTATTTAGATATGGCTCATCAACTGGAAGTTTTAGAATTACTACAAACTCTAAACAAGGAACAGAATAGAACCATCATTATGGTTCTACATGATTTAAATCAAGCCGCTCGTTTTGCTGACTACATCATTGCCCTAAAAGACGGTGAGGTTGCAAAAGCTGGAACTTGTGAAGAAATCATCGTTCCTGAAGTACTGCGAGATGTTTTTCAAATTGATGCTGTAATTGGGCGTGATCCAAGAACAGATAAACCAATGTGTGTTACCTACAATTTATTACGAGGAGAAAATAATGATGAAGAAACTATTAGCCCCACTCTTTCTACTGCTCATTCTTATTGTTAG
- a CDS encoding iron-hydroxamate ABC transporter substrate-binding protein, which translates to MKKLLAPLFLLLILIVSACGNDNIKTEDNDSKDKGSKTITYQSETGPVKVPSHPKRVVVLSGYTGDVLDLGVNVVGVDTWSKNNPTFKKQLKDVEEVSEDNLEKIIELNPDLIIALSTVKNVDKLKEIAPTVTYTWGKVDYLTQHVEIGKLLNKEKEAKAWTDDFKKRAETVGNDIRAKIGEKSTVSVIEAYGKDLYVYGNNWARGTEILYQTMKLNMPEKVKKDALKAGYYTLSSEVLPEYAGDYVILSKYSDSNTSFQNTDTYKNIPAVKNGHVFEMQGEGASFTDPITLEKQLAFFKKAFLEN; encoded by the coding sequence ATGAAGAAACTATTAGCCCCACTCTTTCTACTGCTCATTCTTATTGTTAGTGCATGTGGCAACGACAACATAAAAACAGAAGATAACGATTCTAAAGATAAAGGATCAAAAACCATTACATATCAATCAGAAACAGGACCAGTCAAAGTCCCCTCTCATCCAAAGAGAGTAGTTGTGCTATCAGGCTATACTGGAGATGTTTTAGATTTAGGCGTTAATGTTGTTGGTGTGGATACTTGGTCCAAAAACAATCCAACCTTTAAAAAACAGTTGAAAGACGTTGAAGAAGTATCAGAGGATAACCTTGAAAAAATTATTGAGTTAAATCCTGATTTAATTATTGCATTATCAACGGTCAAAAACGTAGATAAGTTAAAAGAAATTGCACCTACCGTTACGTATACATGGGGTAAAGTAGATTATTTAACTCAGCATGTTGAAATCGGAAAGCTGCTAAACAAGGAAAAAGAAGCTAAAGCGTGGACAGACGACTTTAAGAAACGTGCAGAAACAGTCGGGAATGATATTCGAGCAAAAATTGGTGAAAAATCAACGGTGTCTGTTATTGAAGCATATGGAAAAGATCTTTATGTGTACGGAAACAACTGGGCACGTGGTACAGAAATCTTATATCAAACAATGAAGTTAAATATGCCTGAAAAAGTAAAAAAAGATGCATTAAAAGCAGGGTATTACACGTTATCATCTGAAGTCCTTCCAGAATACGCAGGTGATTATGTCATTTTAAGTAAGTACTCAGATTCCAATACATCATTCCAAAACACAGACACATATAAAAACATTCCTGCTGTTAAAAATGGACACGTTTTTGAGATGCAGGGTGAAGGTGCTTCCTTTACTGATCCTATCACTCTTGAAAAGCAACTTGCATTCTTTAAAAAAGCATTTTTAGAAAACTAA
- a CDS encoding FecCD family ABC transporter permease, with protein MTNKTRSSTSFIITFFVGILIFIGMFFIAMAFGAADVGMKDVWLALTSSATGDHISIIRDIRLPREIAAIFVGAALAVSGAIMQGITRNPLADPGLLGLSAGAYAALAVTIAFMPSANYFLTMIACFIGATIGAFLVFEIGSMKRGGFSPLRIVLAGSAVSAFLYAIAEGLGLYFKISKDISMWTAGGMVGTTWTQLKIIVPFMVIGMIIAIFLSRQLTILSLNEEVAVGLGQNIIKIKILLFVVIIILAGSSVALVGNMTFIGLMIPHIVRAIVGTDYRFILPMSATSGATFMLFADTIGRTLNAPYETPVVAIVAMLGLPFFLVIVRKGGNTLS; from the coding sequence ATGACAAATAAAACTCGATCTTCTACTTCATTTATCATTACATTTTTCGTAGGAATTCTCATTTTTATCGGCATGTTTTTTATCGCAATGGCCTTTGGAGCTGCAGATGTAGGAATGAAAGATGTATGGTTGGCGCTTACGTCTTCTGCCACTGGTGATCATATCTCCATTATTCGTGATATTCGATTGCCCCGCGAAATAGCTGCTATTTTTGTCGGCGCAGCTCTTGCGGTTTCTGGTGCAATTATGCAAGGAATTACAAGAAATCCACTTGCCGATCCTGGCTTATTAGGTTTATCTGCCGGCGCTTACGCTGCCCTGGCGGTTACAATTGCCTTTATGCCATCTGCTAATTACTTTTTGACCATGATTGCTTGTTTTATTGGGGCGACGATTGGAGCTTTTTTGGTTTTTGAAATTGGGTCCATGAAAAGAGGCGGATTTTCCCCCCTTCGTATCGTCCTAGCAGGTTCGGCTGTTTCTGCCTTTTTATATGCGATTGCAGAAGGACTTGGCCTTTACTTTAAAATTTCGAAGGATATCTCAATGTGGACAGCTGGAGGTATGGTTGGAACGACCTGGACTCAGCTAAAAATTATTGTTCCTTTTATGGTGATTGGAATGATCATAGCCATTTTTCTGTCCAGACAGCTTACCATCCTAAGTCTAAATGAAGAAGTTGCGGTTGGATTAGGTCAGAACATCATAAAAATTAAAATCCTTCTCTTCGTTGTGATCATCATTCTCGCAGGATCTTCTGTTGCTCTTGTTGGGAATATGACGTTTATCGGACTAATGATTCCTCATATCGTTCGAGCCATTGTTGGAACCGATTATCGCTTTATTTTGCCCATGTCCGCAACTTCTGGGGCTACTTTTATGCTATTTGCTGATACCATTGGGCGTACGTTGAATGCGCCTTATGAAACCCCTGTTGTAGCAATTGTGGCTATGTTAGGCTTGCCATTCTTCTTGGTTATTGTTCGAAAGGGAGGAAACACGCTCTCATGA
- a CDS encoding FecCD family ABC transporter permease, giving the protein MIHPSLIKKQRMILLISLLLIIATMIVSMGIGSASLSFNRLIQTLIGHGTFKEEFILYSIRLPRILITLLAGMALALSGSILQGITRNDLADPGIIGINSGAGVAIAVFFLFFPVEAGSFVYMIPAVGFVGAIITSILIYLFAYKRNSGLQPVSLILIGVGFSTALSGAMIVIISSADRTKVDFIAKWLAGNIWGADWPFIWALLPWLVILIPFTLYKANRLNLLGLSESVAVGVGVSIERERITLLLTAVALAAASVSVTGGITFIGLMAPHIAKGLVGPRNQLFIPVAILLGGWLLLVADTIGRNIIDTTIPAGIMVSLIGAPYFVYLLLKK; this is encoded by the coding sequence ATGATACATCCATCATTAATTAAAAAACAGCGGATGATCTTATTGATTTCTCTACTCCTCATTATAGCTACGATGATTGTGAGTATGGGAATAGGGTCCGCTAGTTTATCATTTAACCGACTTATTCAAACTCTAATAGGTCACGGAACATTTAAAGAAGAATTTATCTTATATTCGATTCGATTGCCTCGAATACTCATTACTCTGCTAGCTGGGATGGCACTTGCTTTATCAGGTTCTATTTTGCAGGGAATTACTCGAAATGATTTAGCTGATCCTGGTATTATTGGCATCAACTCTGGCGCTGGCGTTGCTATTGCCGTTTTCTTTTTATTCTTTCCGGTTGAGGCTGGTTCATTTGTGTATATGATTCCTGCTGTTGGATTCGTAGGTGCAATTATAACGAGTATTCTCATTTATTTGTTTGCCTATAAACGAAATAGTGGACTGCAACCTGTGAGTCTAATCCTTATTGGCGTTGGTTTCTCCACAGCGCTGTCTGGGGCTATGATTGTCATCATTTCCTCCGCTGATCGGACAAAAGTTGACTTTATTGCTAAATGGTTAGCGGGAAACATTTGGGGAGCAGACTGGCCGTTCATTTGGGCGCTTCTTCCTTGGTTAGTCATTCTTATTCCATTCACCTTATACAAAGCAAACCGACTAAATCTTTTAGGATTAAGCGAATCTGTTGCCGTTGGAGTTGGGGTTTCTATCGAAAGAGAGCGAATAACTCTACTTCTAACAGCTGTTGCACTAGCCGCTGCATCCGTTTCTGTAACGGGAGGCATTACGTTTATTGGACTAATGGCACCACATATCGCAAAAGGATTAGTCGGGCCAAGAAACCAGCTATTTATCCCGGTTGCCATTTTACTTGGCGGCTGGTTATTATTGGTCGCAGATACAATCGGACGAAACATTATTGACACCACCATACCTGCTGGAATTATGGTTTCGTTGATTGGCGCACCTTATTTTGTTTATTTGTTGTTAAAAAAGTAA
- a CDS encoding DUF3600 domain-containing protein — protein sequence MSNNLKQELAKIDIPVELHERSKLGVKKAKSEMEAKIKVYVKKRLVSAILAACLLVPTSAFAYQTLITDEFYGSFEQVKKHISSVTIEKYLLVDAKLTQAKGDMKQKEFHQFKELLKVVTASKVEYGNKYGNIDYSQVPSTKIDEIKKVMFEIQPYFDQLNGLKSSKEVLTSKEYENYIHALMTYETILAKSNNDTENIPSNLQSEFAKARDFISYVDNKQLQ from the coding sequence ATGAGTAACAATCTAAAACAAGAGTTAGCAAAAATAGACATTCCTGTGGAGCTTCATGAAAGAAGTAAACTAGGTGTAAAAAAAGCAAAGTCTGAAATGGAAGCTAAAATAAAAGTATACGTAAAGAAACGTTTAGTATCAGCCATTTTAGCAGCTTGCTTACTTGTTCCAACAAGTGCATTTGCTTACCAAACACTTATTACAGATGAATTTTATGGTTCATTTGAACAAGTGAAAAAACATATATCTAGCGTCACGATAGAGAAATATTTGCTAGTAGATGCTAAATTAACTCAAGCGAAGGGGGACATGAAGCAGAAAGAGTTTCACCAATTTAAAGAGTTACTAAAAGTAGTTACTGCTTCTAAAGTTGAATATGGAAACAAGTATGGTAACATCGATTATTCTCAAGTTCCTTCTACAAAGATCGATGAAATTAAGAAAGTAATGTTTGAAATACAGCCATATTTTGACCAATTGAACGGGCTAAAATCAAGTAAAGAAGTCTTAACATCTAAAGAATATGAGAACTATATTCATGCACTTATGACGTATGAAACAATATTAGCAAAAAGCAATAACGACACTGAAAATATCCCTTCAAATTTACAAAGTGAATTTGCTAAAGCACGAGATTTTATTAGTTATGTAGATAATAAACAACTTCAATAA
- a CDS encoding sigma-70 family RNA polymerase sigma factor has translation MTIRRLVIKAQKGNDKAFLKLFQQYEEDIYRTAYVYVKNKDDALDIVQEVAYQSFKKIDTLQKPEYFKTWLMKITINCAINVIKKNQKVIQLKPEFEVMITSEEEDLSLSLSLQELMNTLQEEEKSVILLKFYHDHTLKEISELLKIPLGTAKSTLYRALNKLRKNFKEVGNYE, from the coding sequence ATGACTATTAGACGTTTAGTGATAAAAGCTCAAAAAGGTAATGACAAAGCATTTTTAAAGTTATTCCAACAATACGAAGAGGATATTTATCGAACGGCTTATGTTTACGTAAAGAATAAAGACGATGCTTTAGATATCGTTCAAGAAGTAGCGTATCAGTCATTTAAAAAGATCGATACATTGCAAAAGCCAGAGTATTTTAAAACATGGCTAATGAAAATAACGATTAATTGTGCAATAAACGTAATAAAAAAGAACCAAAAGGTTATTCAACTGAAACCAGAATTTGAAGTGATGATTACTTCAGAGGAAGAAGATCTTTCACTTTCATTATCATTACAAGAACTAATGAACACTTTGCAGGAAGAGGAGAAAAGCGTTATTTTATTAAAGTTTTACCATGACCATACATTAAAAGAAATATCCGAGTTACTCAAAATTCCACTGGGAACGGCGAAATCTACGTTATATCGCGCATTAAATAAACTTCGTAAAAATTTTAAGGAGGTTGGTAACTATGAGTAA
- a CDS encoding histidine phosphatase family protein: protein METEIYFVRHAHSIFSLENEETRELSEKGWEDAEKITEILVKEDIDHIVSSSYVRAIQTVEGLSKHIHKKIEVDTRFRERDLAARDYHFDNHLEAVKYVFDHPEFKYPGGESNKEVQERGISGLRDLVSTYKGKRVAIGIHGNIMTCTLSYFDEKYDVDFWYNTTKPDIYKLTIDSEFKLVGFKRLWGQEDIILR, encoded by the coding sequence ATGGAAACGGAGATCTATTTTGTAAGGCACGCTCATTCTATTTTTTCGTTAGAAAACGAAGAAACGAGGGAGTTATCTGAAAAGGGTTGGGAAGACGCAGAAAAAATTACAGAAATCCTTGTAAAAGAGGATATTGACCATATTGTTTCAAGCTCATATGTAAGAGCCATCCAAACAGTAGAAGGATTATCAAAACATATACATAAGAAAATAGAAGTAGATACACGGTTTAGAGAACGAGATTTAGCAGCAAGAGATTATCATTTCGACAACCATTTAGAAGCAGTCAAATATGTATTTGATCATCCCGAGTTTAAATATCCTGGCGGGGAATCTAACAAAGAGGTTCAAGAGCGCGGAATAAGTGGGTTAAGAGATCTTGTTTCAACGTATAAAGGGAAAAGAGTGGCTATCGGTATACATGGTAATATCATGACGTGCACACTTAGCTATTTTGATGAAAAATATGACGTTGATTTTTGGTACAACACGACAAAACCAGATATATATAAACTGACCATTGATTCTGAGTTTAAGTTGGTTGGGTTTAAGCGACTGTGGGGACAAGAGGATATTATCCTAAGATAA
- a CDS encoding NUDIX domain-containing protein, whose product MNRQRACAAIIKDEHILMVKEVYPDKTFWTLPGGGLENGETFEDAAVREVKEEVNLDVEISRYLFTGTYSLGEEKCFLARIVNDNLPVLGYDPEAEDHQTLSEVKWHSLESMKDDLHVSRVIQALELIEKP is encoded by the coding sequence ATGAATAGACAAAGGGCATGCGCAGCAATTATTAAAGATGAACACATCCTAATGGTTAAAGAGGTATATCCAGATAAAACGTTTTGGACATTACCTGGTGGAGGTCTAGAAAACGGGGAAACATTTGAAGATGCAGCTGTAAGAGAGGTAAAAGAAGAAGTTAATTTGGATGTAGAAATAAGCAGATATTTGTTCACAGGAACATACAGTTTGGGAGAAGAAAAGTGTTTTTTAGCACGCATAGTTAACGATAATTTGCCTGTACTTGGCTATGATCCGGAAGCTGAAGATCACCAAACGTTATCTGAGGTAAAATGGCACTCGCTTGAATCGATGAAAGATGATTTACATGTCTCTAGGGTAATACAAGCATTGGAACTTATTGAAAAGCCATGA